The Polypterus senegalus isolate Bchr_013 chromosome 10, ASM1683550v1, whole genome shotgun sequence genomic interval ttaggtcaggaaagtgtggtggccagtcaatggtatcaattccttcatcctccaggaactgcctgcatactctcaccacatgaggccaggaattgtcgtgcaccaggagccactgtaccagcatagggtctgacaatgggtccaaggatttcatcctgatacctaatggcagccaaggtgcctttgtcaagcctgtagcggtctgtgtgaccctccatggatatgcctccccagacaatcattaacccaccaccaaactgctcatgctgaatgatgttacaggcagcataatgttctccatggcttctccagaccctttcacttctgtcacgtgctcagggtgaacctgctctcatctgtaaaaagcacagggcaccagtggtgtatctgccaattctggtattccatggcgaatgccaattgagctgcatgctgctgggcagtgagctcagggcccattagaggacatggggcccttgggtcaccctcatgaagtctttctggttgtttggtcagagacattcacaccagtggcctgctggaggtcattttgtagggctctggcagtgcttatcctgttcctccttgcccaaaggagcagatactagtcctgctgatgggttatggaccttctatggccctctccagctctcctagagtaactgcttgtctcctagaatctcctccatgcccttgaaactgtgcagggagacacagcaaaccttctggcaatgacacataatgatgtgccatcctggggaagttggactacctgtgcaacctctgtagggtccaggtatcgcctcatgctaccagtagtgacactgactgtagccaaatgcaaaactagtgaagaaacagtcataaaagatgaggagggaaaaatgtcagtggcctccacctgttaaaccattcctgttttgggggtcatctcattgttgcccctctagtgcatctgttgttaatttcattaacaccacagcagctgaaactgattaacaaccccctctgctacttaactgaccagattaatatcccataagtttcattgactttatgctatactctgattaaaaagtattcctttaattcttttgagcagtactcagcaaaaaaagaaacgtccctttttcaggactgtgtatttcaacaataatgttttaaaaatccaaataactttacagatcttcatcgtaaaatgtttaaacaatttttttccatgcatgtttaattaaccataatcaattaattagcatgcacctgtggaatggtcattaagaccttaacagcttacagaaagtaggcatttaaggtcacagttctaaaaacgcaggacactaaagagacttgtctaccgactgtgaaaaacacccaaagaaagatgcccagggtccctgctcatctgcgtgaacgtgcattagacATGCtacagggaggcatgaggactgctgatgtggctagggcaataaattgccatgtccgcactgtgagacgcctaagacagcgctacagggagacaggaagaacagctgatcatcctcgcagtggaaaagcccggatctcaatcccattgagcacgtctgggacctgttggatcgcagggtgagggctagggccatttcccccagaaatgtccaggaacttgctggtgccttggtggaagagtggggtaacatctcacagcaagaactgacaaatctggtccagtccatgaggaggagatgcactgcagtatttcaagcagctggtggccacaccagatactgactggtacttttgattttgagcctcccttcattcagggacacattgtgaaacatttttagtttatgtcttatggtgttgactcttttagtgttcatacaaatacttacacattaagtttactgaaagtaaaaacagttgaaagtcagaggacgtttctttttttgctgagtatatatatatatatatatatatatatatatatacatacatatatacatatacacatatacaaatatagacatatatatatctacatatacacacacagtgtggCTTTGATTAGCTTTCATGTGTACATTGCAGAAAATTCTACTATGAAAATCAGAAATCAAACTCATCttaaattgtttctttattttttcttttgtcaatATTTTGTGGCAATTTCTGCTGCTCTTCTAAATACAGGGTTGAATATGAATATTCTTGAAatggtaaatttaaaattaagatttaaaattaaaacacaaacaagacaagacattgtgcaaagacaagacaaagaagtagcagcaatattgatatATAGGGAGCACTATGAACATTGATGTAATGTATactattatgcaatctagatacataaacatccatccatccatccattttctaacccgctgaatccgaatacagggtcacgggggtctgctggagccaatcccagccaacacagggcacaaggcaggaaccaatcctgggcagggtgccaacccaccgcaggacacacagaaacacacccacacaacaagcacacactagggccaatttagaatcgccaatacataAACATAgtgaataaatatgtaatatattaaataatagatatagataatacagaaattattagtgtatgataatagttgtttaagacatgtgtaaacaatgacaggtcagaatgtttcagagcagaaggatatcaaagaatgtcaaagtgcagtgtgcaaaatacttaaTGGTCAGTataagattttcagttcttttctacatgcacgcttgtctgcaggaaagtgaataagtgaataaaagttctatttttagaggtggttgagacagtgtggaagatcccagggggcagcatggtgttaaggggTCTGACAGCGTGGGgataaaaactatcctgcagcctggaagatctggctctgatgctgcagtattttctcttggatggcagaagtgtgaaaactccatgtgaggggtgtaaagggtcctgcacaatgctgcaggccttgtggacactgTGTTTGTAACATATGTCCTGTGGTGAAAGGAGAggaaccccaataatgttctctactgtcttcactatcctttgcaggcacttgtggtcggatatgttgcagttgccataccagacagtgatgcagctggtcagaacactctcaatggtgcctctgtagaacatggtgaggaagGAAGGGGGAaaacttgctcgcttcagccacctcaggaagtgtagtctctgctggcttttcttgattagtgatgaagTGGTATGCGTTCATGTAAGTTCCTCAATTATGTGCAcactgaggaacttggtactcctaacagtctccactctaaaccattgatgctgagtgggatgtgggcaggatgtaattttctgaagtccacaattatctcttttgtcttgttgacattgagagatagattgttgtcttcacaccatgcggacagcagggtgaagagcagtggactaagcacgcagccctgcggcgctccagtgctcagtgtgatgatgttGGAAGTGTTGCAGCCTATTCGAACTGACTGGGGcttctctgtcaagaagtccaggatccaattgcagagggtggtgttcaggcccaacctactcagttttacaaccagcttttgcaggatgattgtgttgaaggcatagctaaagtctatgaatagcatcctgacatatgcgtcttttttatccagatgtgtcagggagaggtgaagggcagagcatatggcatcctcagttgagcTGTTTGTGCGGTATGCAagctgaagagggtcaagggaggcagggagattcgtctttatgtgtgacatgactaacctttcgaagcacttcatgataactggcatgagtgcaactggtctgtagtcattcaagcatgttactaatgacttcttcggcactggtatgatggtggtcgacttgaagcatgctgggactgacggctggctcagagatgtgttgaagatgtctgtgaggataCCAGTGTTTGTTAATTCCCTGCGCGTaggcccacttagctctcctcaTAGCACGAGACAGGCTGACTCTGGCCACCCTgagggcggccttgtctccagatctgaaggctgcatttctgatcttgagcagcgaGCACACTTTTctcgtcatccagggcttttggttggctcttgtggttgCATCcctggtaacagtaacatcctttATGCATTTgaagatgtagccagtcacagagtctgtgtactcctccagatttatggagtcaccatccatagcagcctccctgaaaatgtcccagtctgtcaatttgaagcagtcttggagagctgaagcagcaccaacctgccacactctgatgttctTGCAGGCTGGTTTAGTgtgcttcagcagggacttgtatgcaggaaccataaacaCACTGATCTGGTCTGAGTAGCTGAGGTGGGTACTGGGTAGGGCCTTGTAAGCATCTGGAGTGCTCAATGGAAAATTGTATATTCATTTTCTGCCAAGGATGAGAAATTCTCTTTTTTGTTATGATTGTATAGAGTATGCTGTcattatgcatacagtatgtacagtgcatATGTGTGTTCCTGGGGGTATTTAAACAGAATACAGTATAAtaccatacatatacagtataaatataataattctaCCCAATTCGCAGGTGCCTGATATTCACAGAGGTCTCAAGGCTGTCCAGTGGTTACTGAATATCTGGTAAATGTTCTTCCAGATTATCCAGTTTTTGTGTTTACTGTGTTCATTGCAGATGCTCTTGGAGTCTACCCACACTGGGCCCGATGTCGTGACCAGTCCTACAGTGCATCAGCCCACACCAGATTCTCAGCTTGCATGGTGATCACAGTTTATCTTTGCCCAGTTGGTCTGATATCCTGCACTGTCTTTTGTTATTCAACTTCTAAAAGGTTTCACTTTTTGTACCCCTTTCTTTTCTTATTGATTTACCAATACATACCAGATAAAAATTTATAATATCAAAATCTTCAGTTTAGATGCTAAAACCagaaaaatagtataaaataaaataaactcacTGAAGAACAAACAGGAACAACAACAACCCCTtgaaatacacaccagaattgcTAAAGGAAAGAAcacatctgacttggcagtcccattCCCAGTGTGTCATTatacagacgtattgctgttggtataaaggagcccccgtagcatttcttgacacacctgctgaaagtcctcagtgttggtgtgtcagagaggggatgtgcagcattgttcatactagcactcagttttgttttaattctctccctgCTACAACCACCAGGGGGTCTACGGGGTGTCCCATAAATGAGCCCATCCTTTAAATTACCTTGTTTatctggtgggcctctcttgaagtgatgttactagacAAGCACACCACAGGGTacaaaattgcactggccatcatagagatataaaagatgtgaaggctgtcacttcccacattaaaggaacacagtcttctGCCTGCGCTGgcctttcttatgtagttcctgtgtgttctgagaccagttcaacctgttattgatgtggacccccaaatacttgtaggagtggaccagctcttcataCACTCCTTGATTAATGACCGGACATAGAGACTTTTTGGTGTCATTAATcagttcttggttttgctgatgttaagatgcagacaattctctttataCCAAGAAACAAACCTCTCCACCTGAAtgctatactctgtctcatctcctttaCACCCGATAAGtgaagaatcatctgagaatttctgcaagtgacacaacctggtgttatatttatagtttgatGTGTACAGCTTGAagtgaaaaggagacaggactgtcccttgtggtgctccagtgttgctcacatccgtatcagaaacacagtctcaCAAACTCTGGTCTGCCCAAcaaatagtccattatccaggacaccacaggctcatccacctgcttaTCTCTGAGTTTACAACTTAACAGAGTTAGCTGGATTGTATTGAAGACACTGAGGAAATCCAAAaatataatcctcacagtgctgctggCTTTGTTgaagtgagaataagccttgtggagcagatagataattgcatcctccactccagtctttgtacGACAGGCAAGCTGCAGTGGGTCTAGATGGTCTATCATAAGAGGATTTATACTCCAGAAAGAGTCTCTCAAAGTTCTTCATGCTCAAGAGCAACTGAATTACTTGAAAATAGTTTCTGCATCTATAAAGAATCCTAATCTATTCTCATACACCAAAAAGGTATGAAACCAGAGtctttatttgttattaattttaccTAAATGGTAATTGTTTTAGCTTAAATATAAGAAAAGCACCATGTACAGCAAGTTTAGgaaagtatttaaatatttattcattaaataacGGTTAAATAAATCTTtggaaaaaacacaataaaatgacaGTTTTTGTAGTTGAAGGCAAGGATTGCCACACAATTTCACAAAATCTAACatgacattttaacattttcacagttttaatCAGTCATATACACTTGGACTTTGCTTGTCCTTTGACTGAAACTGTGAAGGCCCAGCACACGTTCTTTAgtagcatttaaaacaaaaagacctCGCTTCACATGGATACGGTTTGTTCAAACATTTGTCTTCTGTTATAACATGGTGCTTAGTTTTAGTCACGCACACATAATCAGGGTTTTTCACACACTGGATCCTATAAcgaatatgttttaaaattaaaaacacttcaTTGAGAACCACAAGGACACGATAATATAATTAACAATACTGCTGTAATTGATTAAAAGGTAAGACAGACATGAGTATGCGATGTAAAGGTTACCTCCACTTTTAGGTTTATTCCTTAGTGGTGTACTGGGGGCTAACATGCCCTCCTTTCCTTTCAATGATTTTTCCTTTATAAAATGATGCTTTAATCTTAATAATACTAGACACTTAATCAAGAATCATTACAGAGCTCTCAGTCAAAGCTCTTCTCTGATAAATAGCCAACCATTTTCTTGACTTCTTTGCaagtttcctaaaaaaaaaatctgtggaaaTAATTTaagtgtaattttacaacagcaaTTCCTTAACTGGTATTGGGCAACTTTTTAGATAAACATCAGTGGTCAAGGAACAGGAATTGGCATTTGTGTATCATCTAAAGAAATGAAaagcttatttttttctcttgagAGAGGGTTGTTCTTTTATCTTCTCTTTTAGGTTTGTAGCAAAATGTTGAAATGTCTTGCATGATGAGTAAACGGAGCCCGCCATatgttctgctttttattttaaggtAAACCAGGTTTTTAATGCTACTTCCTCTGGTATGAGAGGCCTCACAGTGCTGTTCGGCTTAACAGCCACAAATGTTCTGCCTGATATCACCTAACACTTCTAAATGCAAAGCTCGAATAAGGATAAAGTGCATTATGCAACAAAATGAAGGCAGCTGCACTGTGTGGCAAAATATCAGTTGCTGATCAAAGTCAATTCTTATTTTGCTGTTCTGAACCTTTATACAATACACAGCATTTGTAAATCCGTATCCCATACTTGGCTGCATTTGCATGCTATGGGTAACACCAGTGGGAATATTTCACGTGACTGCCctaaaaagagagagaaatttCTAGAAAACGTTACCTGAATTAGCCAGGCAAAAGGACCTTCCATCTCTTTCAAttgcataaaattaaataataaccaGGTTCGCcagaaattgcatttttttaaggTAGAAACTGTATGTGGAGTAATACAATATGCAACTTGCATTTCATCTTTAGTTGATTGTTGTGCGGGTAGAGCAGCAAATTAATAGAAACCATTTCTCCGAAAACACGAATTCAgaaattcacatgaatgagagacaAAGTGGGAAGGTATGAGACCGCATGTAGTCCTTGAATTAAAAGTGTCTTCTGTCTTCTTCATTCAAATAATAACCAGTGATGTTGTGATTGCACAACAGACAGTCATATTAAAATGTAAGTAtgaaagttttcttttgtttttaaacaaatgtggaTATATCaatgtttgattttcatttaaacagcatccattgataaaggtgatataacaaacatcacgccacatttatattttgtagtcGACTGTGAAtgcaaatttgaaatgtggaaaaagtaaggacACCCCAACGTTCATCTCTACCTCAAATATCTCAAATTAGAATCGGATGAACCCAGGGCCGatgccaccattaaggcaaattaggcgTTCAGATCATAAGGTGGAGAAAAACCCAGCTGCacgggttagctaccaaacagtcagttggcacactaataagcttggcctagggtgcaagaTAACACACAATAAGGTGAAAATGAttacaacattttaaaagaggaccttgtcttatttaaaccacagACATTTGGCTTGGTTTGCTTCTTGTTGTTGACGGGTGTGTTAACACCAACCTAAGATTGGAAGAGCTCTCTGAGGACTTCAAAAGGAAGGTTATAGATGCCTGTGAGCCTGGGAAATGATTTCAAAAGATCTCTAAACAGTTACAAATCCACCATTCCACTGTCTAGAAGATTATCTACAAGTGGAGAAGACTTGAAAAAGCTGCCAACTTCTTCAGACAAGGCCACCCCAGCAAACCTAACCTGAGGGCAGAACGCAAGATGTTAAAATAAGTCTGCAAGAATGCCAGAATTTCATCTTGCGGTCCACAGGTAGGTCTAGCCACTGCTAATATCAAAATGCATGAATCTACCTTTAGGAAGAAGCATCATGGATTAAatctacatgggaggtgtgccagGGGGAAATCTTTGCTCTGCAGAAAATAACACCAGGGCAAGAGTGAAGTTTGCACAAGGACAAGGACTTTGGGAATAATGTGCTCTGGACCAACAATGTATAGATAGAGTTATTCAGCTAGAGTATAAGAAGACATATTTGACAGCATTTGATCTGAAGAACAtagtggtggaaatgttatggttcAGGGCTGTTATGCTACATAATCCAGGGCTGTTATGCTACACTATCTACTAGCGGAGGGTGCTTACCTGTGAAATCATCTGTCACAAGACTGAAGCTCAACCAATAGTTGACTTTGCAATATGTCAATGACCATAAACATACCAGTCAATCCACCAAAGGAATAACTGAATAGAAAGAAACGAAGAGTCCTTGAATGGGTAAACCAAAGTTTGGATCTAAATTATTTTGAGATGTCATGCGGGAATTTGAAACAAGGAGTGCACACAAGACACCCCACAGGCATTACACACCTGGAAGAATTCTGCACAGGGGTGGGAAAGACTTTCTCTCAGTCGAAACCAGAGACCGGTAGGCAGTTATTGGAAATGCCTATTTGAGGTTGTTTCTGACAGGGAGGGCAATGCCAGCTATTACAGCCAAGGGTATACTTTTTTCCACAAACAGAAATGGCATATCTGTTCATTGTTCATTATATCAAATATGGCATAGTCAAATTTCCATTGTTTTTCTTTCCCATTTGCATCACCTTTATCtaaaaacagggtttaaatgaagatcaatttgtaatatatctatatactgtatgtcaaaaagaaataatttcatgGGGTGAACTTACTTATTCCCATGAATGTAGAAGTCTCAAACCTGCTTCATTCAATTCAGGGTTCTATGGATTCAGCATGTCCCAGTAGCTTTGGTTGCACATTATTAATTaaccctggatggggtgtcaGTCCGTTACAGTGCACACTCACATTCACATTAACAATCCCTGGTATCAATCCACAACTACCTCAATGGAAGGTTTCTGCTTTGGAAGACAACCTGATTTGATAGAACAAAAATGATCACTTCATTATCCATATAGTTCAAAAAGGGATTAATCTTAAAACACTGTTGCAATTAAAAACCATTATATGTGGGAGTCCAATGTTTTGTCGGATTATGGAAAACGGTCTTGTTAATATGAGGCCTTTAATGAAGTTTGGATGAACAACATAGATTTGTCTTTAAAAACTGTACTCAGGTccaacttttttcacattttcaggaTTCAGATGGTACTGGAGTCAatgattccagcagaataatttCAGTAGTGCCTGTGCCATTCTGATCCTCTTCCACTGGACAGGATACAATCCTGTGAAACTGGCCATTCTTTAATAGTTCTTGCCTTGAAAACCTCCTTTTGAACTCGTCTGTGGTAAAGTAATACATTATAGGATCCAGTACAGAGTTCATGCTGGCCAAGCACAAAGTTATAGGGTGGATATGTAAAATGACAGTCCTCGCTGAGCATGTAGACAACTTGCCTGAcataacaagaaaatgaaaaggaaaggtGATGTGGTAAGGAGCAAAACAGATGAGGAAAACAATTGCACAGCACAGCACCATTTTAAACGCTTTTTTCTTCTCTCCGCTGTCCTGCACACCGTTTTCCTCCAAGAGGCTCATGGCAGTTTTCCAAGAGCAAGTGAATATCACACAAAGAGGTAAAAGGAAACCCATCATCTCCCCCAGAATCATCATAGTCACGCCTGTCCCAAGTGTAAGGTTTGCTACTGGAAGTTCAGTGAAGCAATGGGTTTTGTTCAAGGAATGAGTGCTAGAAGAGTCTCGTCTCATTAGGGGGAATGAAAGACATGACAAGCAGACCACAAACCATCCAATAATACTGACGTAGACATCACATTTGCGCTTCAACGAGTCCCCAGTATACCTCAGCGGGTCAATGATGAATAAACAGCGCCTCACACTAATACACGCCAGGAAGAAAATACTTGCGTACATGTTCACGTATttcagataaaaacaaaacatacagatAAACTCCCCAAAGGGCCAAGAATTATTCAGGTAGTAATAGATCCTGAGAGGTAGAGAGAGAACCTGCGCTAAGTCCGCCAAGGCCAGGTTGATCATAAAGATGACTGCTTTTTTGGTCTCCTTGATATAAATATAGAAGATCCACAGTGCTAGAACATTGCCAATTAAACCAGGCACCAAGATCACAGTATACGTAACGGCATACGTGAAATGAATGTAATTTTTTCCTGCGCCGCACTCCATTGAGCTGTTGGCCATTTTCCACTCAGAAAATCAGTGGTCCTTTACAAACACGATTTTCACCTCTTTTTATTTATACGTCTCCCCACTTTAattttttgatatttctaagAAGGAACATGTTAAAGTAATTTTAGGACTTCATCagctcatgcttttattttttcttcatctggGAGCTTATAAGGAGGATGATATCCCGTTTTTGGGGGCATATCACTGGTTTCTTTGGATTCCCATCCATTGCCTGTGTCCCATCGTATTCCTCAAGAGGGATGTCTTCTTTAAGACACTTAGGCACCTATggactctttctcttctttttcttcttgtaacTGAATTCCTGGAAAATATCAAAAGAGGCAATGTATTAGGTGTAAGCAAGTAGGGGTTTGTAAGAAGTACTTCCTTCATTTTACATTTGGCTTTAATCAAACTAGAGTACCAAGAGTATGTTTGTTATTAGTAGACTTTAAAAGCTTGTAAAATCACATAAAATAAACtctaaatacatccatttttacaTTCACTTATTTGGCTgaagcctttatccaaggtgacttacaagggacgttcaaaaagtttccgcacttttatatttttgttggaagcGGTGAAGGCGGAAAGAGTAGTAGttggtcatgtctgagagtgtcatgtgactagttctgtctggcaagccagctgcccttgcagtttagtataagagttgtcaccctgtggtgaagaaggaaacttataaattgcaccaaagaggaacagcgttctgtcatacactttttgtgggcagaaggtgtgtcTGGAACACAGATTCAActctgcatgtgtgctca includes:
- the gpr174 gene encoding probable G-protein coupled receptor 174 is translated as MANSSMECGAGKNYIHFTYAVTYTVILVPGLIGNVLALWIFYIYIKETKKAVIFMINLALADLAQVLSLPLRIYYYLNNSWPFGEFICMFCFYLKYVNMYASIFFLACISVRRCLFIIDPLRYTGDSLKRKCDVYVSIIGWFVVCLSCLSFPLMRRDSSSTHSLNKTHCFTELPVANLTLGTGVTMMILGEMMGFLLPLCVIFTCSWKTAMSLLEENGVQDSGEKKKAFKMVLCCAIVFLICFAPYHITFPFHFLVMSGKLSTCSARTVILHIHPITLCLASMNSVLDPIMYYFTTDEFKRRFSRQELLKNGQFHRIVSCPVEEDQNGTGTTEIILLESLTPVPSES